The following are encoded in a window of Streptomyces sp. Go-475 genomic DNA:
- a CDS encoding TerD family protein yields the protein MTVNMTKGQAISLQKNDGGSLTAVRMGLGWQAAPRRGLFGSRTREIDLDASAVLFADKQPVDVVFFRHLVSDDGSVRHTGDNLVGGVGQGGDDEAILVDLARLPVHIDQIVFTVNSFTGQTFQEVQNAFCRLVDETNGQELARYTLAGGGQYTAQIMAKVHRSGSGWTMTALGNPANGRTFQDLMPSILPLL from the coding sequence GTGACCGTCAACATGACCAAGGGTCAGGCCATCAGTCTGCAGAAGAACGACGGCGGCAGCCTGACCGCGGTGCGCATGGGTCTCGGCTGGCAGGCGGCTCCCCGGCGCGGCCTGTTCGGCTCGCGCACGCGAGAGATCGACCTCGACGCCTCCGCCGTCCTGTTCGCGGACAAGCAGCCGGTCGACGTCGTCTTCTTCCGCCACCTGGTGAGCGACGACGGCTCGGTGCGCCACACCGGCGACAACCTCGTCGGCGGTGTCGGCCAGGGCGGCGACGACGAGGCGATCCTCGTCGACCTCGCGCGCCTCCCGGTCCACATCGATCAGATCGTCTTCACCGTCAACTCCTTCACGGGCCAGACGTTCCAGGAGGTGCAGAACGCGTTCTGCCGCCTGGTCGACGAGACCAACGGGCAGGAGCTCGCCCGCTACACGCTCGCCGGCGGCGGCCAGTACACGGCCCAGATCATGGCGAAGGTGCACCGCTCGGGCTCGGGCTGGACGATGACGGCCCTCGGCAACCCGGCTAACGGCCGTACGTTCCAGGACCTGATGCCGTCCATCCTGCCGCTGCTCTGA
- a CDS encoding glycerophosphodiester phosphodiesterase family protein produces MHARAVAASTTALLGTAALLFPVSPARAAGGGASPLVIAHRGASAYAPENTLAAVDKAAELGIRWVENDVQRTRDGELVVVHDDNLRRTTDVEEVFPDRAPWKVRDFTAAEIARLDAGSWFGPAYAGARVPTLEQFVHRVEHHHQKLLLEIKNPELYPGIERQTLKVLSNEGWLDRPHLAGRLIVQSFSADSVRTVHELKPGVKTGFLGTPPVSDLLDYAGFADQINPSHRSLSPAYVASVQAFDGPHGRPMEVFTWTVDDAATAQRVAGYGVDGIITNKPDVVRKAVRG; encoded by the coding sequence ATGCACGCGCGCGCTGTTGCCGCCTCGACCACCGCACTCCTGGGGACCGCCGCCCTCCTGTTCCCCGTCTCCCCCGCGCGGGCGGCCGGCGGCGGTGCGTCGCCGCTGGTCATCGCGCACCGGGGCGCCTCCGCGTACGCACCCGAGAACACGCTGGCCGCCGTGGACAAGGCGGCGGAGCTGGGCATCCGCTGGGTGGAGAACGACGTCCAGCGGACCAGAGACGGCGAGCTGGTCGTCGTCCACGACGACAACCTGCGGCGCACCACCGACGTCGAGGAGGTCTTCCCCGACCGGGCTCCCTGGAAGGTGAGGGACTTCACCGCCGCCGAGATCGCCCGTCTCGACGCGGGCAGCTGGTTCGGACCGGCGTACGCGGGCGCGCGCGTGCCGACCCTGGAGCAGTTCGTGCACCGCGTCGAGCACCATCACCAGAAGCTTCTCCTGGAGATCAAGAACCCGGAGCTGTACCCGGGCATCGAGCGGCAGACGCTGAAGGTCCTCAGCAACGAGGGCTGGCTCGACCGGCCCCATCTGGCGGGCCGGCTGATCGTGCAGAGCTTCAGCGCGGACAGCGTGCGGACGGTGCACGAGCTGAAGCCCGGTGTGAAGACCGGGTTCCTGGGGACGCCGCCCGTGTCGGACCTGCTGGACTACGCCGGCTTCGCCGACCAGATCAACCCCTCGCACCGCTCGCTCTCCCCCGCCTACGTGGCGTCGGTGCAGGCGTTCGACGGGCCGCACGGCAGGCCGATGGAGGTCTTCACCTGGACGGTCGACGACGCGGCGACGGCCCAGCGGGTCGCCGGGTACGGCGTCGACGGGATCATCACGAACAAGCCGGACGTGGTGCGCAAGGCCGTGCGCGGGTGA
- a CDS encoding TerC/Alx family metal homeostasis membrane protein — protein MDVSVTLWVLTIVGLAALIAVDFFIGRKPHDVSIKEAGIWTVVWIVLAVLFGLGLLVFGGGQPAGEFFAGFITEKSLSVDNLFVFVLIMAKFAVPSQYQQRVLLIGVLIALVLRAIFIAAGAAILASFSWVFYLFGAFLIWTAWKLIQEARADEDDEEWEENKLLKAAERRFGVADRYHGTKLWIQQNGKRVMTPMLVVMLAIGMTDVLFALDSIPAIFGLTQDPYIVFTANAFALMGLRQLYFLIGGLLKKLVHLSYGLSIILGFIGVKLVLHALHESGVHVPEISIPVSLGVICSVLIVTTITSLRASKKQAAAEAAQTRSGSAPKDSIDV, from the coding sequence GTGGATGTTTCCGTGACCCTATGGGTCCTGACGATCGTGGGCCTTGCCGCCCTCATCGCCGTCGACTTCTTCATCGGCCGCAAGCCGCACGACGTATCGATCAAGGAAGCCGGAATCTGGACGGTCGTCTGGATCGTCCTGGCCGTGCTCTTCGGGCTCGGCCTGCTGGTGTTCGGCGGCGGCCAGCCGGCCGGTGAGTTCTTCGCGGGCTTCATCACCGAGAAGTCACTGAGCGTGGACAACCTGTTCGTCTTCGTCCTGATCATGGCGAAGTTCGCGGTGCCCTCGCAGTACCAGCAGCGTGTGCTGCTGATCGGTGTCCTCATAGCCCTCGTCCTGCGCGCGATCTTCATCGCCGCCGGCGCCGCGATCCTCGCCAGCTTCTCGTGGGTGTTCTACCTCTTCGGCGCCTTCCTCATCTGGACCGCCTGGAAGCTCATCCAGGAGGCCCGCGCGGATGAGGACGACGAGGAGTGGGAGGAGAACAAGCTCCTCAAGGCCGCTGAGCGCCGCTTCGGCGTGGCCGACCGCTACCACGGCACCAAGCTGTGGATCCAGCAGAACGGCAAGCGGGTCATGACCCCGATGCTGGTCGTGATGCTCGCGATCGGCATGACGGACGTGCTCTTCGCCCTCGACTCCATCCCGGCGATCTTCGGCCTGACCCAGGACCCGTACATCGTCTTCACGGCCAACGCGTTCGCCCTGATGGGTCTCCGGCAGCTGTACTTCCTCATCGGCGGCCTGCTGAAGAAGCTGGTCCACCTCTCCTACGGCCTGTCGATCATCCTCGGCTTCATCGGCGTGAAGCTCGTGCTGCACGCCCTGCACGAGTCCGGGGTGCACGTCCCCGAGATCAGCATTCCGGTCTCGCTCGGCGTGATCTGCTCCGTCCTGATCGTCACCACGATCACCAGCCTGCGGGCTTCCAAGAAGCAGGCGGCGGCCGAGGCGGCGCAGACGCGGAGTGGAAGCGCCCCGAAGGACAGCATCGACGTCTGA
- the uvrB gene encoding excinuclease ABC subunit UvrB, whose amino-acid sequence MRPVSQIERTVAPFEVVSPYQPNGDQPTAIADLARRIQAGEKDVVLLGATGTGKSATTAWMIEKLQRPTLVMAPNKTLAAQLANEFRELLPNNAVEYFVSYYDYYQPEAYVPQSDTYIEKDSSINEEVERLRHSATNSLLTRRDVVVVASVSCIYGLGTPQEYVDRMVPLRVGEEIDRDELLRRFVDIQYTRNDMAFTRGTFRVRGDTIEIFPVYEELAVRIEMFGDEIEALSTLHPLTGEIISDDQQLYVFPASHYVAGPERLERAVNDIEKELAERLAELEKQGKLLEAQRLRMRTTYDIEMLRQIGSCSGVENYSMHFDGRSPGSPPNTLLDYFPDDFLLVIDESHVTVPQIGAMYEGDASRKRTLVDHGFRLPSALDNRPLKWEEFQERIGQTVYLSATPGNYELSRSDGVVEQIIRPTGLVDPEVVVKPTEGQIDDLVHEIRQRTEKDERVLVTTLTKKMAEDLTDYFLELGIQVRYLHSDVDTLRRVELLRELRSGEYDVLVGINLLREGLDLPEVSLVAILDADKEGFLRSGTSLIQTIGRAARNVSGQVHMYADKITPAMAKAIDETNRRREKQIAYNKEKGIDPQPLRKKINDIVAQIAREDIDTEELLGSGYRKSRKDGGGTKAPVPSLGKAAEMAKPAKGRGKAKETVPTDRPAAELAEQIEELTTRMRAAAADLQFEIAARLRDEVSEMKKELRQMKEAGLA is encoded by the coding sequence ATGCGGCCCGTTTCCCAGATCGAACGCACGGTGGCGCCCTTCGAGGTCGTCAGCCCCTACCAGCCGAACGGCGACCAGCCGACGGCCATCGCCGACCTCGCCCGGCGCATCCAGGCAGGCGAGAAGGACGTCGTCCTGCTCGGAGCGACCGGCACCGGCAAGTCCGCCACCACGGCGTGGATGATCGAGAAGCTCCAGCGCCCCACGCTCGTGATGGCGCCGAACAAGACCCTGGCCGCCCAGCTGGCGAACGAGTTCCGCGAACTGCTGCCGAACAACGCAGTCGAGTACTTCGTCTCGTACTACGACTACTACCAGCCCGAGGCCTACGTCCCGCAGTCGGACACCTACATCGAGAAGGACTCCTCGATCAACGAGGAGGTCGAGCGCCTGCGCCACTCCGCGACGAACTCGCTGCTCACCCGCCGCGACGTCGTCGTGGTCGCCTCGGTCTCCTGCATCTACGGCCTCGGCACCCCGCAGGAGTACGTGGACCGCATGGTCCCCCTCCGGGTCGGCGAGGAGATCGACCGCGACGAGCTGCTGCGCCGCTTCGTCGACATCCAGTACACGCGCAACGACATGGCGTTCACCCGCGGCACCTTCCGCGTCCGCGGCGACACCATCGAGATCTTCCCGGTCTACGAGGAGCTCGCCGTCCGCATCGAGATGTTCGGCGACGAGATCGAGGCGCTCTCCACCCTGCACCCGCTCACCGGCGAGATCATCAGCGACGACCAGCAGCTCTACGTCTTCCCGGCCTCCCACTACGTCGCCGGCCCCGAGCGCCTGGAGCGGGCCGTCAACGACATCGAGAAGGAGCTGGCCGAGCGCCTCGCGGAACTGGAGAAGCAGGGCAAGCTGCTGGAGGCCCAGCGCCTGCGGATGCGCACCACGTACGACATCGAGATGCTCCGCCAGATCGGCAGCTGCTCCGGCGTGGAGAACTACTCGATGCACTTCGACGGCCGCTCGCCCGGCTCCCCGCCCAACACCCTGCTGGACTACTTCCCGGACGACTTCCTGCTCGTCATCGACGAGTCGCACGTCACCGTCCCGCAGATCGGCGCCATGTACGAGGGCGACGCCTCCCGCAAGCGCACCCTCGTCGACCACGGCTTCCGGCTGCCCTCCGCCCTGGACAACCGCCCGCTGAAGTGGGAGGAGTTCCAGGAGCGCATCGGCCAGACGGTCTACCTGTCCGCCACCCCGGGGAACTACGAGCTCTCCCGCTCCGACGGCGTCGTCGAGCAGATCATCCGCCCCACCGGCCTCGTCGACCCGGAAGTGGTCGTCAAGCCCACCGAGGGCCAGATCGACGACCTGGTGCACGAGATCCGGCAGCGCACGGAGAAGGACGAGCGAGTCCTGGTCACCACACTCACGAAGAAGATGGCCGAGGACCTCACGGACTACTTCCTGGAGCTGGGCATCCAGGTGCGCTATCTGCACAGCGACGTCGACACCCTGCGCCGCGTCGAACTCCTGCGTGAGCTGCGCTCCGGCGAGTACGACGTGCTCGTCGGCATCAACCTGCTGCGGGAGGGCCTCGACCTGCCCGAGGTGTCCCTGGTGGCGATCCTGGATGCCGACAAGGAGGGCTTCCTGCGCTCCGGCACCTCCCTGATCCAGACCATCGGCCGCGCCGCGCGCAACGTATCCGGCCAGGTCCACATGTACGCCGACAAGATCACCCCGGCCATGGCGAAGGCCATCGACGAGACCAACCGCCGCCGGGAGAAGCAGATCGCGTACAACAAGGAGAAGGGCATCGACCCCCAGCCCCTCCGCAAGAAGATCAACGACATCGTCGCCCAGATCGCCCGCGAGGACATCGACACCGAGGAGCTGCTCGGCTCGGGCTACCGCAAGTCCAGGAAGGACGGCGGCGGCACCAAGGCACCCGTGCCCTCCCTCGGCAAGGCGGCCGAGATGGCCAAGCCCGCCAAGGGCAGGGGCAAGGCCAAGGAGACGGTGCCGACCGACCGCCCCGCGGCCGAACTCGCCGAGCAGATCGAGGAACTCACCACGCGCATGCGGGCCGCCGCCGCGGACCTCCAGTTCGAGATCGCGGCCCGACTGCGCGACGAGGTCTCCGAGATGAAGAAGGAACTGCGCCAGATGAAGGAGGCGGGACTGGCCTGA
- a CDS encoding TerD family protein, with product MTAELVRGQNHPLSQVRLEIRVSAGTPIVAAAALSDEAGRIHGVEGVAHPGAPTQPGLEVSRQAAADHRLAVDLGAMPETVHRVSVLLALPVGGAGPVRFGAVAAPFVAVTGLDGAEMASYTITGLDAESAVVALELYRRQGAWKVRAVGQGYAGGLAELLTDQGLPQAQQLVGSINDAVAQGLARSVQAAPPRTADGDRSRQAAAPALGPDQGGTAPQPGPVPPMSPYGGQPSGGSASGGQGQPPGYPGAAADPSAVTQPAAPTAGGGPIDYSHPRRRNAAPPPPPPTAPPAAPGQPAQPVAGDATGWSMEERLYNQVWGMFEDLARTTAAYRSAVDFAESRMDKELEQVLSDPRSRIGGQGDAAREAARARYAQLVDRAREALDRDLAQLKAEADVVEPALPPAYARWDNPVWHAYRVPMEIPMALRLGDLRLPEADRIRIPMLVRLPLERGLWIDSGRTESSEGLFTDAHALGRLAMETAVAHAARLLAVYPAGEFTVHVIDPAGSGAQPLAPLVHSGVLAAPPARGAAGVTDVLTRLTQRVDLVQMAVRGGAADSLPPGFDTSQQLLIVNDFPHGFDDRAVNQLRYLADEGPAFGVHLMMVADREESSGYGPLLDPLWRSLLRLTPVPDDHLADPWVGHAWTYEPTLVPPGSQVLHQVLAQVAAARTKYS from the coding sequence ATGACGGCCGAGCTGGTGCGGGGGCAGAATCACCCGCTCTCCCAGGTCCGTCTCGAGATCCGGGTCTCGGCCGGCACGCCGATCGTGGCCGCGGCCGCGCTCAGCGACGAGGCCGGGAGGATCCACGGCGTGGAGGGGGTGGCCCACCCGGGCGCGCCCACCCAGCCGGGTCTCGAGGTCTCCCGGCAGGCCGCCGCCGACCACCGTCTCGCGGTGGACCTGGGCGCCATGCCGGAGACCGTCCACCGCGTCAGCGTGCTGCTCGCCCTGCCCGTCGGCGGGGCGGGCCCGGTCCGTTTCGGCGCCGTGGCCGCCCCGTTCGTCGCCGTCACCGGCCTCGACGGCGCCGAGATGGCCAGCTACACGATCACCGGCCTGGACGCCGAGTCGGCCGTCGTCGCGCTGGAGCTCTACCGCCGGCAGGGCGCCTGGAAGGTGCGCGCCGTCGGCCAGGGCTACGCGGGCGGCCTCGCCGAACTCCTCACCGACCAGGGGCTGCCGCAGGCCCAGCAGCTCGTCGGCAGCATCAACGACGCCGTGGCCCAGGGGCTGGCCCGCTCGGTGCAGGCAGCCCCGCCGCGCACGGCGGACGGCGACCGTTCCCGGCAGGCGGCGGCCCCCGCCCTCGGCCCGGACCAGGGCGGCACGGCGCCCCAACCCGGCCCGGTACCCCCGATGTCCCCGTACGGCGGCCAGCCGTCCGGCGGGTCGGCGTCCGGCGGGCAGGGGCAGCCGCCGGGGTATCCGGGCGCCGCCGCGGACCCCTCGGCCGTCACCCAGCCCGCCGCCCCCACCGCGGGCGGCGGCCCGATCGACTACAGCCATCCGCGCCGCCGGAACGCCGCTCCGCCCCCGCCTCCGCCCACCGCGCCCCCGGCCGCACCCGGACAGCCCGCGCAGCCCGTCGCGGGCGACGCGACCGGCTGGTCCATGGAGGAGCGGCTGTACAACCAGGTGTGGGGCATGTTCGAGGACCTCGCCCGCACCACCGCCGCCTACCGCAGCGCCGTCGACTTCGCCGAGTCGCGCATGGACAAGGAGCTCGAACAGGTCCTGTCCGACCCGCGCAGCCGGATCGGCGGGCAGGGCGACGCCGCCCGCGAGGCGGCCCGCGCCCGGTACGCCCAGCTCGTCGACCGGGCCAGGGAAGCCCTCGACCGGGACCTCGCGCAGCTCAAGGCCGAGGCCGACGTCGTCGAACCCGCCCTGCCGCCGGCCTACGCCCGCTGGGACAACCCCGTGTGGCACGCCTACCGGGTGCCGATGGAGATCCCCATGGCCCTGCGCCTGGGCGACCTGCGTCTCCCCGAGGCCGACCGCATCCGCATCCCGATGCTGGTCCGGCTGCCGCTGGAGCGGGGTCTGTGGATCGACAGCGGACGGACCGAGTCGTCCGAGGGACTGTTCACCGACGCGCACGCCCTGGGGCGTCTCGCCATGGAGACGGCTGTCGCGCACGCGGCTCGGCTGCTCGCCGTCTATCCGGCGGGCGAGTTCACCGTCCACGTCATCGACCCGGCAGGCTCGGGAGCCCAACCGCTGGCGCCCCTCGTGCACAGCGGTGTGCTCGCGGCCCCGCCCGCGCGCGGCGCCGCCGGGGTGACGGACGTGCTGACCCGGCTCACCCAGCGGGTCGACCTGGTGCAGATGGCGGTCCGGGGAGGCGCCGCCGACTCCCTCCCGCCCGGTTTCGACACCTCACAGCAGCTGCTGATCGTCAACGACTTCCCGCACGGCTTCGACGACCGGGCCGTGAACCAGCTGCGCTACCTCGCAGACGAGGGGCCCGCCTTCGGCGTCCACCTGATGATGGTGGCCGACCGCGAGGAGTCCTCCGGCTACGGGCCTTTGCTCGACCCGCTGTGGCGTTCGCTGCTGCGACTGACGCCAGTGCCCGACGACCACCTCGCCGACCCTTGGGTCGGCCATGCCTGGACGTACGAGCCGACGCTCGTGCCGCCGGGCAGCCAGGTCCTCCACCAGGTGCTCGCCCAGGTCGCAGCCGCCCGCACCAAGTACTCGTAA
- a CDS encoding methylated-DNA--[protein]-cysteine S-methyltransferase — protein MESQERVEPRVVWAVVESAIGPLLLAAGRDGLVNVVFHATDEVRDRAVERLASRLGTEPVEAPGSPLLAEAIRQFEAYFAGERRDFDLPLDWSLISGFNREVLRELASGVPYGTVVGYGDLAGRVGQPGAAQAVGMAMGANPLPVVVPCHRVVESGGGIGGFGGGLETKRKLLALEGVLPEPLF, from the coding sequence ATGGAGAGTCAGGAGCGGGTGGAGCCGCGGGTCGTGTGGGCGGTCGTGGAGAGCGCGATCGGGCCGTTGCTGCTGGCCGCGGGCCGGGACGGCCTGGTCAACGTCGTGTTCCACGCCACGGACGAGGTGCGGGACCGGGCGGTCGAGCGGCTGGCGTCGCGGCTCGGCACCGAGCCCGTCGAGGCACCCGGCTCCCCGCTGCTGGCGGAGGCGATACGGCAGTTCGAGGCGTACTTCGCGGGTGAGCGCCGCGACTTCGACCTCCCGCTCGACTGGTCGCTGATCTCGGGCTTCAACCGGGAGGTCCTGCGCGAGCTCGCCTCGGGCGTGCCGTACGGCACGGTCGTCGGGTACGGCGATCTGGCCGGGCGGGTCGGCCAGCCCGGCGCCGCCCAGGCCGTGGGCATGGCCATGGGCGCCAATCCGCTGCCGGTGGTGGTGCCCTGTCACCGGGTCGTCGAGAGCGGCGGCGGCATCGGCGGCTTCGGGGGCGGGCTGGAGACCAAGCGGAAGCTGCTCGCCCTGGAAGGGGTGCTGCCCGAGCCCCTGTTCTGA
- a CDS encoding MFS transporter: MPRLAAASLAGTAIEFYDFFVYGTAAALILGPLFFPTFSPVAGTLAAFATFGVGFVARPLGSVLFGHIGDRRGRRPVLVASLLLTGASTVAVGCVPTYDTIGVVAPLLLLVLRFLQGLGLGGEWGGAVLLTVEHAPAERRGLWSSFPQVGPALGFLLANGVVLGLSATLSEAQFAAWGWRVPFWAAGVLAVVGLWLRSSLAESPSFLEIDDHARVPLAEVVRHHWRLLLLTGGALAIGYAIFYAVTTWSLSYGTEQLGVSRTVMLTCIMGAVVVKGALTPLVALLGDRYGRRPLCLAGCAAAALWMFPMVALLATGAPLPMFLGFLGAMLAFITMFAVIAAYLPELYEPRVRCTGAAVGYNLGGVVGGALTPIAATALAEQGGRVPWGVAAYLTAIALLSLGCFALLPETRPVPVGAAAEPASG; this comes from the coding sequence ATGCCGCGCCTCGCGGCCGCCTCGCTCGCCGGCACGGCCATCGAGTTCTACGACTTCTTCGTCTATGGCACCGCGGCGGCCCTGATCCTGGGGCCACTGTTCTTCCCGACCTTCTCGCCGGTGGCGGGGACCCTGGCCGCCTTCGCCACCTTCGGCGTGGGCTTCGTGGCCCGGCCGCTGGGGTCCGTGCTGTTCGGGCACATCGGGGACCGGCGCGGGCGACGACCGGTCCTAGTGGCCTCCCTGCTGCTCACCGGCGCCTCCACGGTCGCGGTCGGCTGCGTGCCGACGTACGACACGATCGGCGTGGTCGCTCCCCTGCTGCTCCTGGTCCTGCGCTTCCTGCAAGGGCTGGGGCTCGGCGGCGAATGGGGCGGTGCGGTGCTGCTGACGGTGGAGCACGCCCCCGCCGAGCGGCGCGGGCTGTGGTCGAGCTTCCCGCAGGTCGGGCCCGCGCTGGGGTTCCTGCTCGCCAACGGTGTGGTGCTGGGCCTGTCGGCGACGTTGTCCGAGGCGCAGTTCGCCGCGTGGGGGTGGCGGGTGCCGTTCTGGGCGGCGGGCGTGCTGGCCGTGGTGGGGCTGTGGCTGCGTTCGTCGCTCGCCGAGAGCCCCAGTTTCCTGGAGATCGACGACCACGCGCGCGTGCCGCTCGCCGAGGTCGTACGCCACCACTGGCGTCTGCTCCTGCTGACCGGCGGCGCCCTCGCGATCGGCTACGCGATCTTCTACGCCGTGACGACCTGGTCCCTCTCCTACGGCACGGAACAGCTCGGGGTGAGCCGCACGGTCATGCTGACGTGCATCATGGGCGCGGTCGTCGTGAAGGGCGCGCTCACGCCGCTGGTGGCGCTGCTCGGGGACCGGTACGGCCGCCGCCCCCTGTGCCTGGCCGGGTGCGCCGCCGCCGCCCTGTGGATGTTCCCGATGGTCGCGCTGCTCGCCACCGGCGCGCCGCTGCCGATGTTCCTGGGCTTCCTCGGGGCGATGCTCGCGTTCATCACGATGTTCGCCGTGATCGCCGCGTATCTGCCGGAGCTGTACGAACCGCGGGTGCGCTGCACCGGCGCCGCCGTCGGCTACAACCTCGGCGGGGTCGTCGGCGGCGCCCTCACGCCGATCGCGGCGACGGCCCTCGCCGAGCAGGGCGGGCGGGTGCCGTGGGGTGTGGCCGCGTATCTGACGGCGATCGCGCTGCTCAGCCTGGGCTGCTTCGCGCTGCTGCCGGAGACGCGTCCGGTGCCGGTGGGAGCGGCCGCGGAGCCTGCTTCCGGCTGA
- a CDS encoding MHYT domain-containing protein, whose amino-acid sequence MQGTVDGFSYGLVTPLVAYLMACLGGALGLRCTTRSMLVAQSWRPGWLALGSAAIGSGIWTMHFIAMMGFTVHGTPIHYDKSMTFASLAVAIVMVGIGIFIVGYRGARGTALFTGGTITGLGIASMHYLGMASMRLDGKLEYNTFTVGVSVVIAMGAATAALWAAGQVRGLLWSVGASLVMGLAVSGMHYTGMAALSVHLHGAAEPATGESPAALLAPMLVGPLAFLLLAGVVVMFDPLMVMGKPTGTPVEQRPGIPAHTHTAVQYPEHRLRFRPRRPVEHRGSRTPQNR is encoded by the coding sequence ATGCAGGGCACGGTCGACGGATTCAGCTACGGCCTGGTCACACCCCTGGTGGCCTACCTCATGGCCTGCCTGGGCGGGGCCCTGGGCCTGCGCTGCACCACCAGGTCCATGCTCGTCGCCCAGTCCTGGCGCCCCGGCTGGCTCGCCCTCGGCTCGGCCGCCATCGGCTCCGGCATATGGACCATGCACTTCATCGCGATGATGGGCTTCACGGTGCACGGGACCCCGATCCACTACGACAAGTCGATGACCTTCGCGAGCCTGGCCGTCGCGATCGTGATGGTGGGCATCGGGATCTTCATCGTCGGCTACCGGGGAGCCCGCGGAACGGCCCTGTTCACCGGGGGCACGATCACCGGCCTGGGCATCGCGTCGATGCACTACCTCGGCATGGCCAGCATGCGCCTGGACGGGAAGCTGGAGTACAACACCTTCACCGTCGGTGTCTCCGTCGTGATCGCCATGGGCGCCGCCACCGCCGCCCTGTGGGCGGCCGGCCAGGTCAGGGGACTCCTGTGGAGCGTGGGCGCCAGCCTCGTCATGGGACTCGCCGTCAGCGGCATGCACTACACCGGGATGGCCGCCCTCAGCGTCCACCTCCACGGCGCGGCCGAACCCGCCACGGGAGAGTCTCCCGCGGCCCTGCTCGCACCCATGCTGGTCGGTCCGCTCGCCTTCCTGCTGCTCGCGGGCGTCGTGGTGATGTTCGACCCGCTGATGGTCATGGGGAAGCCCACCGGCACCCCCGTCGAGCAGCGGCCCGGCATCCCCGCCCACACGCACACCGCCGTCCAGTACCCCGAGCACCGCCTGCGGTTCCGCCCCCGCCGCCCCGTGGAGCACCGAGGGTCCCGCACCCCGCAGAACCGCTGA
- a CDS encoding ionic transporter y4hA, with protein MIARRRPLTAQWTTLVPLLAAVLLVLTWGRDLPAAIVALVTLVLAGAVLAAVHHAEVVAHRVGEPFGSLVLAVAVTIIEVALIVTLMADGGDKSSTLARDTVFAAVMITCNGIVGCCLLVASLRHGTAVFNPEGTGAALATVATLATLSLVLPTFTTSKPGPEFSTVQLTFAALSSLILYGLFVATQTVRHRDYFLPITRQGEVITAEEHAAAPSARAAQISLGLLGLALIGVVGLAKGVSPTIESAVAAAGLHHAVVGVIIALLVLLPETIAALRSARRDRVQTSLNLALGSAMASIGLTIPAVALASVWLSGPLVLGLGATHMVLLALTVVVASLTVVPGRATPLQGGVHLVLFAAYLELAINP; from the coding sequence ATGATCGCTCGGCGCAGGCCGCTCACGGCACAGTGGACGACCCTGGTGCCGCTGCTCGCCGCCGTCCTGCTGGTCCTCACCTGGGGGCGCGATCTTCCGGCCGCGATCGTCGCGCTGGTGACCCTGGTGCTGGCGGGAGCCGTCCTGGCCGCCGTGCACCACGCCGAGGTGGTGGCCCACCGGGTCGGCGAACCGTTCGGCTCCCTCGTGCTCGCCGTCGCCGTCACGATCATCGAGGTCGCCCTCATCGTCACCCTGATGGCGGACGGCGGCGACAAGAGCTCGACGCTCGCCCGCGACACGGTCTTCGCGGCCGTGATGATCACCTGCAACGGCATCGTCGGCTGCTGCCTCCTGGTCGCCTCGCTGCGGCACGGCACGGCGGTCTTCAACCCTGAGGGCACCGGCGCCGCGCTGGCGACCGTCGCCACCCTGGCCACGCTCAGCCTGGTCCTGCCGACGTTCACCACGAGCAAGCCGGGCCCGGAGTTCTCCACCGTCCAGCTGACCTTCGCGGCGCTCTCCTCGCTGATCCTTTACGGCCTGTTCGTCGCGACGCAGACCGTGCGGCACCGGGACTACTTCCTGCCCATCACCCGGCAGGGCGAGGTGATCACCGCGGAGGAGCACGCCGCGGCTCCTTCCGCCCGAGCCGCCCAGATCAGCCTGGGGCTCCTGGGCCTGGCCCTGATCGGCGTGGTCGGCCTGGCCAAGGGGGTGTCGCCCACCATCGAGTCCGCAGTGGCGGCCGCCGGGCTGCACCATGCCGTCGTCGGCGTGATCATCGCGCTGCTGGTCCTGCTCCCGGAGACCATCGCCGCGCTGCGCTCCGCCCGCCGCGACCGGGTGCAGACCAGCCTGAACCTCGCCCTCGGCTCGGCGATGGCCAGCATCGGCCTGACCATCCCCGCCGTGGCGCTCGCGTCCGTCTGGCTCTCCGGTCCGTTGGTCCTCGGCCTCGGCGCCACCCACATGGTGCTGCTCGCCCTGACGGTGGTGGTGGCGTCGCTGACCGTGGTGCCGGGCCGGGCCACGCCGCTCCAGGGCGGCGTCCATCTGGTGCTGTTCGCGGCGTACCTGGAACTGGCGATCAATCCCTAG